One Natator depressus isolate rNatDep1 chromosome 6, rNatDep2.hap1, whole genome shotgun sequence DNA window includes the following coding sequences:
- the ZBTB42 gene encoding zinc finger and BTB domain-containing protein 42 encodes MEFPDHSRQLLQCLSQQRHQGFLCDCTVLVGEAQFRAHRAVLASCSMYFHLFYRDQLDKRDIVHLNSDIVTAPAFSLLLEFMYEGKLEFNSLPVEDVLAAASYLHMYDIVKVCKGKLKDKELCLEEKMNDDVANLEKDEHFLDTGVPLVHEFDPGHKQKFSVTEYDRATNKDRVSGHPGWSSDLICVSSVSAEAESCTIAAGKTKANVNSSAGSLSQRSVNHTPASSDVDCALDLSFKPVSGRDSLHPSYVFGQLASDSQQQDTEPLVKDEQDLLSDQEDSEARSPESQHFGNSAKSLVTGLGHMFTGNGRSHAREDDIDQDRDESEDDMDSSDISSSGVLVPPGHICICPLCSKVFPSPHILQLHLSSHFRDKDGSRTRLSPDGSVPTCTLCGKTFSCMYTLKRHERTHSGEKPYTCAQCGKSFQYSHNLSRHAVVHTREKPHGCKWCERRFTQSGDLYRHIRKFHCGLVKSLVV; translated from the coding sequence ATGGAGTTTCCAGACCATAGCCGCCAGTTGCTGCAGTGTCTGAGTCAGCAGCGTCACCagggcttcctgtgtgactgtacTGTTTTAGTTGGAGAAGCTCAGTTCAGAGCCCACAGAGCTGTTCTTGCTTCTTGCAGCATGTACTTCCATCTTTTCTACAGGGACCAGTTAGACAAAAGGGATATTGTGCATCTGAACAGTGACATTGTCACAGCCCCAGCCTTCAGTCTGCTGCTTGAATTCATGTATGAAGGAAAGCTGGAGTTTAACAGTCTTCCAGTTGAAGATGTGCTCGCTGCAGCGAGCTACCTTCACATGTATGACATTGTGAAAGTCTGCAAGGGCAAGTTGAAAGATAAAGAattgtgtttggaagaaaagATGAATGATGATGTGGCTAATTTGGAAAAAGATGAGCATTTTTTAGACACGGGAGTGCCCCTGGTACATGAGTTCGACCCGGGacacaaacaaaaattcagtGTCACAGAATATGATAGAGCAACGAATAAAGATAGGGTCAGTGGTCACCCTGGCTGGTCCTCTGATCTTATATGTGTCAGCTCTGTGTCTGCAGAGGCAGAATCGTGTACCATAGCAGCTGGAAAAACAAAAGCTAATGTCAATAGTTCTGCAGGATCTTTGTCCCAAAGGTCTGTTAACCATACCCCAGCTTCAAGTGATGTGGACTGTGCTCTGGATTTGTCTTTCAAGCCTGTGTCTGGGAGAGATTCCTTACACCCCTCCTACGTCTTTGGACAGCTGGCTTCCGACAGCCAGCAGCAGGATACTGAGCCACTTGTTAAAGATGAACAAGACTTGCTGTCAGATCAGGAGGACAGTGAAGCAAGGAGTCCAGAGAGTCAGCATTTTGGGAATTCAGCCAAAAGCCTAGTGACAGGGTTAGGACACATGTTCACAGGAAACGGCCGTTCTCACGCAAGAGAAGATGATATAGATCAAGATAGAGATGAGAGTGAAGATGACATGGATTCATCAGATATCTCCTCCTCTGGTGTACTTGTGCCTCCTGGGCATATCTGCATTTGCCCCCTTTGTAGCAAAGTTTTTCCAAGCCCACACATCCTGCAGCTACACCTGAGCTCTCACTTCAGAGATAAAGATGGCTCAAGGACCAGGTTGTCTCCTGATGGTTCGGTGCCCACCTGTACGCTTTGTGGGAAGACTTTTTCTTGCATGTACACCTTAAAGAGACATGAAAGGACTCACTCGGGCGAAAAGCCTTATACCTGTGCCCAGTGTGGAAAGAGCTTCCAGTATTCCCACAATCTCAGCCGTCACGCAGTAGTGCATACCAGAGAGAAACCCCATGGTTGCAAATGGTGTGAAAGACGATTTACACAATCCGGTGACTTATACAGACACATCCGTAAATTTCATTGTGGCCTCGTAAAGTCCTTGGTGGTTTGa